The region AGACACTATAACATAGCACACATATGCAATCAGACATGAAATGCAAATGACTATATGGATGCACTGAAAAGTTCATGAGTATTACAAATGAGGTGCACTACCTGAACATTTAGGAATATCCCAAACTGCTATAGATGTCGGTGTACATCGAGGATCACATATTGCGCGGTTATCTTCATGGTGCACATTCATAGCTAGCATCCATGACCCAATAGTGACATCTTCATTGTTGAACATCCTCAAACTGAAAGCCAAAAATTTTGTATTTAGGAAATGAGAATAGTAGTCTGTTCGGAAAGAGTAGAACATAATATAACTTCATAACAAGGGAAAAAGGGGAAAACATCTACAAATACTAAATGTGAATTACATCAGCATCCTAAGTGCAAATCATTTTCATGCAAATTTCTCCTTCTTATGAACCTTCTTAGTATCAAGCAGATAATGCCCCAAGGGATAATCAGGGAAATGAgcgttataaataaaataaatggagCTAGTGCTGTCCGGGAACAATTAGCCAATCTACATTTGCAAATTATTATAGCATCTCCATTACAAGAGAGCAAGGTTAAAGGTTCAGCTTGCGTGATGACATCCGGCAAAGACCAACAATTCAATATGTTCTTGTATCATATACTACATATACAAGGCACGTCACTGGAAAACTGTTGACTAAGACGATCTTGATAGTAAACATCAAAATCAGATTTAACAGCTAAGCTAACCATAACCACAGAAGCTTGATATTAGTCTTTACAACACTTATGGTCATTGTGGGTAATATGTTGAACTGCAAAATGGGAAAACCAATTGTAATTGGCCCTACCCTATATCAAAACCTGATATTCAATTGCCGATGTAGTTGTATTTACAAATATGATCTGCCTCACACATAATCAATAAAACTTTTAAGATGCTCTATCGCATTAAACTAGTGCATTACTTAGAAAGCCAAGAACTAATTAGAAACAGTATGATTCTTAAGTAGCAGAAGAACTCCAACCACTGCATCGATTAATTAGTTATAAAACAATAACGATGCTCAAGAAATTGTTACATCAGTAAATTATTTGCATGACCAGACAGAAATAATGACAGCATATAACAAgacaaagaaaacaaaactgAAACAAGCTATAAGTAAAGAAAGACCTGTTATTTCTAGAAGCTGCTAATGAAGCCACAACATCCGCAGAAAGAACATATATAGGGCCATAAGCATGCAAAAAGTACTCGCTTCCAATCAGATGCCCAGATTTCTCAAACCTGAAATATTTACAGAGTTATGTAAGATTATACGTGAATACATGAGAAGGCACAGAAGCAAACAGTAATCAAACATAACTGTAacgaaaaacaaaaaagaaactaCATACCACTTCAACTTAGTATCGGTAATAACCGGTCCTTTCTTCATGCATCCAATATAAGTAAATGAATGAGCTCTTTCTTTTGCAAGAAGAGTTGAAAGTCGATCTATAAAAGCAAAATCTTAAACGGTTACTGCCACGTATCCAACTAAATGATAGATACTCTCAGCATTGTTCAATATACCTGGACGCAAATAGATGTCGTCGTCAGCTTTGACATAGTAGTCTGCTTCAAAAAGCTTATAAGCTGCCTTGAAATATGCCaatctaaaaacaaaaaatggaaACAAAATATCAAGAGGATTCACATGATGAGATCGATATCTTAACGAAAACAAAAATCATACATACGTCTTGTATGGAAGCCTCAGATATTCTTCCTCAACATCTATCAACATGAAATCTCTGTATTTCTCAATCTCTTTCTCAAGTTCTGCCATCTTTTTTGCATCTTTTGATCTACCTATCACAAACCTAAATGCTAAGCCAGTGGCTTGCTCCAATCTACAAAACAATTAACCATAGCAGAACATAAATTAAACCCTGCAAATTAATTCCTATCTTACCCTAGTTCTTAAACAGTAAAATTACAGTCAAATTTAATGAAAACAATCAGAAAAActtcaaaaaattattcaaactaCCTCAAAAGTCCATCCGGGTCAGAAGGGAACCAAGTGCTTCTAAGAGAAGCTCTCCGATCACCGGAATCAAAACCAGTTTGAATTCCGACAAACCCGAGAAGCTTAGGCCGATCAATTACTGCCCCATTATTACTATTATCACGATGAGAACCCGAATTTGAGTAGAATGCCCGGAAAGTATCTTCGGATCTGCCGCAACGGTAAACGGGTACAGTACGGGTCCGGCGGATTGCGGAGATGGCGAAAATAGAGCCGGAAATGCCTATGAGAAGACAAATAAGTGAAAAAACAATGAAAGGCAAAGGGTAGCGAGAAGAGGAGAAATTGGTAAAATTGGGTTTTGGGGGTTTATAGGTTTTGGAATTTGAGGTTGGGAGTGATGGagaagacgaagaagaagaagaatggcGGTGTGAGAAAAGTGGCATTTGCTTTGATTTTGGGTTGTTTTCTTGAACTACTGTGATTTTAGTGTGATTTTTAAGGGTGTAGATAATTTGGTTAAGGCAAATTTAGTGtgagttttggggttaattagtttataattgtttgaacAAGAAATGAATTGGAATGTGGATCATGCTTCTTTAATTTTAAGTTTCTTGTGAGCTGAATACTCCTAGTTGGCTGTTGTTGGTAtgatgtttaaaattttagagaaGATGGAGGTAAGAGTATAATTAAAGATGCAAGTTATTTAGTGAAGCATTAATTAACTATTAACTTCTTGGATTTTCAGTTTCCATGGCTTTGTAATAAGTTTTGTAATCAAATCGTGgggagtgtttatcccacacaacggatgtgccacGTCACTTTTACAACAAGTGAATAATCATTTGCAATATagaatctttatttattacttatttttttatcattaaacatttgcacatggcTAACATCTTATTGATTcgttgcacgaatgacgtggcgcaaccgttgcgttgtataattattcaatGGTGGGAATGGAtactcttaattaatttatttattttgattaaatttgatTCATAAAAATAGATTTTGTTATTACTGCATAACTTAaaaattgaactattttaaatatatctttttgcaaatatttacttatttatattgttttactATTCCCtccgtttt is a window of Mercurialis annua linkage group LG2, ddMerAnnu1.2, whole genome shotgun sequence DNA encoding:
- the LOC126670041 gene encoding probable beta-1,3-galactosyltransferase 12, which produces MPLFSHRHSSSSSSSPSLPTSNSKTYKPPKPNFTNFSSSRYPLPFIVFSLICLLIGISGSIFAISAIRRTRTVPVYRCGRSEDTFRAFYSNSGSHRDNSNNGAVIDRPKLLGFVGIQTGFDSGDRRASLRSTWFPSDPDGLLRLEQATGLAFRFVIGRSKDAKKMAELEKEIEKYRDFMLIDVEEEYLRLPYKTLAYFKAAYKLFEADYYVKADDDIYLRPDRLSTLLAKERAHSFTYIGCMKKGPVITDTKLKWFEKSGHLIGSEYFLHAYGPIYVLSADVVASLAASRNNSLRMFNNEDVTIGSWMLAMNVHHEDNRAICDPRCTPTSIAVWDIPKCSGLCNSAIRMKELHQIDMCSKSPTLPADDR